CATTGCTTACATTATTTCACTGTGCACCTCTGAGAGAAGACATGCTCTGCACAGTGGAAGACAGCAATTAGATCTCCCTTAGCCTGCCTTCTCGGAGAGATGCAGTGCTTGACAGCTGTGGTGTGGTGCAGTGCatggctgtgtcctgggttcagcagtagcagttgtttttcttggtagctggtgcagtgctgtgtttcgacttttggcctgggaacagcactgataacactgatgtttttagttactgctcaaatgttttattctggctaaggacttcgtgagtctcatgctctgccaaggacgaggggaggctgggaggaagcagagacaggacacctgacccaagctgaccaaagaagtattccataccacagcacgtcatgcccgggatgtaactgggagttactcaGCAACTTTGACCTACTATTACTCAGTAAATAGTGCCAAGCATAGATTAATCCATATCCTAttcacagcatttcattcaCTGTAAGATTTTCTTACAATTGGCAGATTGGCATTTAAAGACTCCTGGCATTTAAAGGTACTCACAGTTGCACGGAAAACCTGACAACAGCCTTCCTTCTTACACAGCCTGATCCTGACAGCCATCCTTCCTTGGCATCTTGGGACTTCCAGGAACTATCCCAGAATAATAATTCCCTCTGTGATaggaattctgtttctgtagcatgACAGTCAGGGGATTCAGGGAAAAGTGAATATAAACAGCAAGATGACAGCACTGCAAGGCAGAtactcaacataaggacatggagctgcctcacagctgcttaattcccccacctgcctgtccccagcaaTCTGCaggtcccctccctgctccccccgccaccagctcccttcctccttccctccctcgagacccactgaattccttctttctccagcacTCTAAAACAGTAAACTACACAGGattctctcttcattttgttAACCATGTATAAGAGTTGGCCGCTACAAAATAAAGTTCTAAATTAATAAAGCTCTATTTTATTGATAGCTCTTACTATTGATACTGGGTTGAACTGGGGCTCAACCCTCCGGTCCCCCCTGTTCTATTTCTGATCCAGCAAAGCATGGGAGGTGTGTCCCGGCAGAGGTCCCACCACTCCCAAGAGTTGCAGGAACCGGCTGCATTCAGgcaataatttttattgtgttacGGAGATCCTGCCTTTCACTCCCGGCCAGATTCTGCTTACTAGCTGGCCCGCGGTTGTGGGGGCGAGACTGCGGTGCGCCCGAGGCGCCTGTAACGGCACAGGGGACGCGTCACAATGGGGGATGGCTATgagggtgcctgcaggcagcaccgGCCCAGAAcggcctggggcagcagtgagtgcGCACGCggggggaggctgggctggacaagggctGGGGCAGAAACGTGGGCCCTGGGGGGGGTGTTCGCCCTGCGTCGAAACCCTGGCTGCGAGCGCCTCGGGCagggcacgctgctgctgcctccgtgCCTGGGCGCaggccttgctgcctcccagctgcctcgttccctctcctgcctgtccgCAGCTCTCTGCGGCTCCCGTCCGCGCTTCCCCGcgcaccagctcccttcctccttccctccctcccagccccactgaattccttctttctcctgcaggccatGGGCCTCGCAAGGCTCTTATTCTGGGTTCTGCAAAGCATATGCGTGCCCATGGTCGGTGATGAGTTGGATGAAGCCACACGTGAGTGCATGCAGCAGCTTTCGAAGATGCTCACGGAGGAGATGGCTCGGATAGCGCAGGAGCTGCATGAAGTcaaggagctgaagagaataGAGCACAACGGTGTGACCTGGAgtggcctgctctctgctgccttgtggaACTGGAAGTTTTGGGTGATCGccggcttcctgctcctcctgattgcagggctctgctgctgctttagcaaaagaagCCCTGAGCTGGACGGCAGCATCAgcgatgaagaggaggaagacagtgcCTCTGGCGTGGCAGATTTTGACACGTACATTGCAATGCGCAACGAGTGGTCATTGAACGAACTGTGGAACCAGAGCAAGTGGGTGGATGCGCTGGTGGAAAACCTTCTCTTTGCTTGCCAAGGGTCCAACTTACTGTCAGAGGGTTTCTTCCTGGAGCTGGGACCAGCCATGGGAGTGGGCAGCGCCTTTGATTGCTGGAGTCCCCAGGAAGACGAGCCTGTCTACCGTATGCTCGTGTGCCTGAAGCCCTGCCGTGGCTACAACTTCTGCCTGGAGCCAGGCACCGTGGCAAACGAGTCCCGCATCCGTGTGGAGCTGGAGCGCACATGCACCGCTCAGCAGACGGTGGGACCCATGCCGTGCTTCCTTCACAACCgcaaggagcagctcaggaagaagcagaagcccaGGCTCCTGCATGCCCTCTGCACCGGCTCCTATCTAGATGTGCAGAAAACTGCTTGCTGGTTCCAGGATATGGTGAGGGAAAACAAGGCAATTGCGCGCCTGTTACGTTCACGTTACTACCTTCTGACTGTGCTGCCCTCCAGACGCTCCTGCAAAGTGGCACTTCAACATATCTCTGGGAGAACCACGGTCATTGAGATGAACTTTGTCGTGCAGCTGGGCAACTCAGACATCTTCATGAGCAGCCAGGCGAGAGAGGGTATCTTCAGCCCAAGCACAACGTGGACATTGACCTTCGCCAGGGCAGAGGCAAAGTTCTTGTGGCTGATGTTCGATCAGACCCCAGACGACACCttgctcagctgcctgcaacTCTGCACCCGCATGCTGGCGGGCACAAGCTTTTCCAGCTATGCCTTGAAGACGGTGGTGATGCACCTCCTGACCACCACAGCCCTGTCAGGCTGGCGCAGGAGACATTTCCTGCTGCGGCTAGGTGACATCATGAGGTACCTGCGCCGCTGCTTGGAGGAGAAACGCCTCGACCACTTCTTCTTTGGCAATGAGAAGATTCCTGAGGAGATCGTCTTGCCCCCAGCCTTGCAAAGAGCCAAGCCATTCAACCTCTTCCAGCATCTGGCGCAGGATCCGGCTGCCCACGAGCAGGCAATGCGTGAGTTCGTGGAGCTGCAACACCGGCTTACAGCACAGATCTTCTTCTAGGGGCACTGAAAGTGGTCTTCATGCAGAGAGGGCTGAGGCCCTCATTGATTCCTTCgttatttcattaaatgccCGTTTTCCTTCCCCAGTCCACTGCTATTCCCtcacttctgtttgcagcaaCTGCTATAGGCGTTCGACTAATATACCGTAGTCATAGATCCAGAGCCGACACCAACCTGTCATGCCGAGAAATGTCCCAAGTTCCTTGAGCGTCCTGGGGTTGAGGGGTTTGGCAGATCGTTTTCTTGCGTTCTTGTCCTAATTTCCACTGCTCCCCTGAGACCTCATACCCCCGGTAGGTGACTTCTTGCTTCATTGTTTGTGCCTTTTGCTGAGATACCTTATATCCTTCAAGTCCATGAGAATTTAACAGGCTTACCATCCATTCGCTACATCTGTTTGAAGTTTCGGTGGCTATCAATAGGTCGTCCACTTCAagcttagcagctttatccagttgttggttgttctgttgttcctcagtggcccgactttTGGGGACTTGGGCGTCTTCATGGcgcaccttcaccaccaggttctgcacccgagCAGCGATATCTTGCTGAAGTAccgcagcccagatgggtttacctgtGCTTTGCCgtttgctctgcttccagcgCTGCAACCACCCACCCACACAGGGCATTCGCCACCATCCATGAATCAGtagagagataaagtactggccgcttttctcgttcagcagtgtccaaggcaAGCGGTATGtctttcaccttggcaaactgactcgattcaccctttccttc
The Lathamus discolor isolate bLatDis1 chromosome 6, bLatDis1.hap1, whole genome shotgun sequence DNA segment above includes these coding regions:
- the LOC136017462 gene encoding inositol 1,4,5-trisphosphate receptor-interacting protein-like 1, encoding MVGDELDEATRECMQQLSKMLTEEMARIAQELHEVKELKRIEHNGVTWSGLLSAALWNWKFWVIAGFLLLLIAGLCCCFSKRSPELDGSISDEEEEDSASGVADFDTYIAMRNEWSLNELWNQSKWVDALVENLLFACQGSNLLSEGFFLELGPAMGVGSAFDCWSPQEDEPVYRMLVCLKPCRGYNFCLEPGTVANESRIRVELERTCTAQQTVGPMPCFLHNRKEQLRKKQKPRLLHALCTGSYLDVQKTACWFQDMVRENKAIARLLRSRYYLLTVLPSRRSCKVALQHISGRTTVIEMNFVVQLGNSDIFMSSQAREGIFSPSTTWTLTFARAEAKFLWLMFDQTPDDTLLSCLQLCTRMLAGTSFSSYALKTVVMHLLTTTALSGWRRRHFLLRLGDIMRYLRRCLEEKRLDHFFFGNEKIPEEIVLPPALQRAKPFNLFQHLAQDPAAHEQAMREFVELQHRLTAQIFF